TCGGTGGCGTGGACCGTAGTGGAGGACACCACCGAGCGTCCGCCCCGCACCGCCGGCGAGATCGTCACGGACGAGGACGGGTCGGGCGCCAAGGCGCTGACCGAGTTCCTCGCCGCCAAGAAATTCATCTGAGCGAAGTTCATCTGAGGAGCAAGATCATGACTGAAGTACTCGTTCTGGTCGACCACGTCGACGGCACGGTCAAGAAGCCGACCTATGAGCTGCTCACCATCGCGGCCCGCCTCGGCGAGCCCTCCGCGGTCTTCATCGGTGCTGCCGACCAGGCCGACGCCGTGGCCGAGGCCGTGAAGAAGTACGGCGCGCAGAAGGTCTACGTCGTCGACGACGCCGAGATCAAGGGCTACCTCGTGGCCCCGAAGGCCGAGGCGCTGGCCCAGCTGGTCGAGAAGACTGCTGGTGAGGGGGGCGTGGCCGCGGTGTTGATCTCGTCCTCGGTCGAGGGCAAGGAGATCGCGGGTCGCCTCGCCATCAAGACGGAGTCAGGCCTGATCACCGACGCCGTCGACGTGCAAGAAGGTCCGGTGACCACGCAGAGCGTGTTCGCCGGCAACTTCACGGTGCAGGCCAAGGTCACCCAGGGCACGCCGATCATCACGGTGAAGCCCAACTCCGCCGCCCCGGAGGAGACCGAGGGTGCCGCTGCCGTCGAGCAGTTCGCCGTCACGATCTCCGACGCCGCCAAGGGTGCGCAGATCATCGCCAGCCAGCCGCGTCAGGCGACCGGCCGCCCCGAGCTCACCGAGGCCGCGATCGTGGTCTCCGGTGGCCGTGGCACAGGCGGCGACTTCGAGCCCGTAGAGGGCTTCGCCGACGCGCTCGGTGCCGCGGTCGGCGCCTCGCGTGCCGCCGTCGACTCGGGTTGGAAGCCGCATTCCTTCCAGGTCGGCCAGACCGGCAAGACGGTCTCTCCGCAGCTCTACGTCGCCAACGGCATCTCCGGTGCGATCCAGCACCGCGCCGGCATGCAGACCTCGAAGACCATCGTCGCCGTCAACAAGGACGACGAGGCCCCGATCTTCGAGCTGGTCGACTTCGGTGTCGTCGGCGACCTGCACAAGGTGCTGCCGGCCGCGACCGAGCAGATCAACGCCCGCAAGTAGTCATCGACATCCGACGCCCCGTCCTCTCCGGAGGGCGGGGCGTCGTGTCGTTTCACCCGACAGCGGCGGCGATCGCCGGGATGAGCAGCTCGTACGCCGCCGGCGCGAGGTGCACGCCGTCGTCCACGAACGCCGCGCTGCCCAGCGAAGCCAGCACGGCCGGGGTGTCGACGACGCTGCCGCCGGCCGCGGCCACCACGTCCGCGGCGACCCTGCTGTAGTCGGCGAGCACCTCGTTCGTGCGGTCGGCCACCCGTTTCAGCCGGGTCTCGTCGACGCCCGGCGACGCGACGTACACGATCCGCTGGGGGAGACGGACGACCGCGTCGGCCAGCGCCCGCTCGGAGGTCTCGATCGGCACCTGCTTCCACGGCGCCGCGTCGTTGGTGCCGACGCCGATGACCACGACGTCGTACGACGCGAGGTCGGCGACACCCGCGACCTGGTCGGCCAGGTCGGTGGCGAACGAGCCGCTGATCGCGGCGTTGGTCACCTCGGCCGCGATGCGCGTCAGGTCGTCGGGCTGGATCCGGGCGAGGTGGCTGTCGCCGAGCAGCAGGACGCGCATGGGTCTGTCCTATCGCGGCCGGGCCGGTGAGACGGCGGTGACGCGCCCGGCTCACGCTCGTAGGCTCGGTCCATGAGCATCGAGGGTGACGTCCGCGCGGTGGCTCTGCGCGGCCGGGAGGCCAGCTTCGAGCTGGCGCTGGCGACCCGGGCGACGAAGGACGACGCACTGCTCGGGATGGCGTCTGCCCTGCTGGCGTCGTCGGATCAGGTGCTGGCCGCGAACGCCGACGACGTCGGACGCGCCGAGGCCTCGGGCACGCCCGCCAACATCGTCGACCGGCTGCGGCTCACTCCCGACCGCCTCGACGCGATGGCCCAGGGCCTGCGCGAGGTGGCTGGCCTCCCCGACCCGGTGGGGGAGGTGGTGCGCGGCTCGACGCTCGCCAACGGGCTCGAGCTGCGTCAGATCCGGGTGCCCTTCGGAGTGGTCGGGATGATCTACGAGGCCCGCCCCAATGTCACCGCCGACGCCGCGGGCATCTGCCTCAAGGCGGGCAACGCGGTGCTGCTGCGGGGCTCGTCGAGCGCGCGGTCGTCGAACACCGCCATCGTGCAGGTGCTGCGCGATGCAGCCGTGGAAGCCGGTCTGCCCGCTGACGTCGTACAGCTCGTGCCGGGTGACTCTCACGAGAGCGTCAAGGCGCTGATGCGGGCCCGCGGGCTGGTCGACGTACTGATCCCGCGCGGTGGGGCCGGCCTGATCCGATCGGTCGTCGAGGAGTCGACGGTGCCGGTCATCGAGACGGGCGTGGGCAACTGCCACGTGTACGTCGACGCGGCCGCCGACCTCGACCAGGCGCTGGCCATCGTGCTGAACGCCAAGACCCACCGCACCAGCGTCTGCAACGCCGCCGAGTCGCTCCTCGTGCACGCCGACCTCACCCAGACCTTTGTGCCGCGGGTGGTCGAGGCGCTGACCGAGGCGGGCGTGACCGTGCACGGTGACGCCGAGTTCGCGGCGTACGACGGAGTGTTGCCGGCCACGGACGACGACTACGCCGCGGAGTACCTCTCCCTCGACATCTCCGCCTGCGTCGTCGACTCGGTGGACGACGCGATCGCCCACATCCGGCGCTTCTCGAGCGGCCACACCGAGGCGATCGTGACGCGGGACCAGGCGACAGCACGTCGCTTCGTGGCCGCCGTCGACTCGGCTGCGGTGCTCGTGAACGCCTCGACGCGCTTCACCGACGGCGGTGAGTTCGGGTTCGGCGCCGAGATCGGCATCAGCACCCAGAAGCTGCACGCGCGCGGGCCGATGGGGCTCACCGAGATGACCTCGACCAAGTACGTCGTGACCGGAGATGGCCACGTGCGCTGACGCCGGTAGGATCACCGCCATGTCGCTGAGCGCTCTCTCCCTCGCTGCCGCTGTCGCCGAGAACGGCGAGCACGCGCTGTCCCCATACGCCGTGGGCGGCGGTGTCCTGCTCATCCTGCTGGCGGTCATGGGCGCGCTGGTGGCCTTCGGCGGCGGGCGCGAGCACAGCTGACGTGCCGGCAACCCAGACTCCGTCCCGAGCCCGCCGCGTCGGGGTGATGGGTGGCACGTTCGACCCGATCCACCACGGCCACCTCGTGGCCGCGTCCGAGGTGCAGGCGTGGTTCGGCCTCGACGAGGTCGTCTTCGTGCCCACCGGAGCGCCGTGGCAGAAGTCCGACCGCTCGGTGTCGCCGCCGGAGCACCGCTACCTGATGACGGTCATCGCGACGGCCGCCAACCCGCGCTTCCGGGTCTCGCGCGTCGACATCGACCGCGACGGGCCGACGTACACGATCGACACGCTGCGCGACCTGCGCGAGCAGATGCCCGACGCCGAGCTCTACTTCATCACCGGCGCCGACGCGCTGGCCGACATCTTCACCTGGCGTGACGCCGACGACATGTTCGAGCTCGCCCAGTTCGTCGGCTGCACCCGCCCCGGCTACGAGATGGACGCGAAGACGCTCGACGCCATCCCGTCCGACCGGGTCACGATGGTCGAGATTCCCGCCCTCGCCATCTCTTCCACCGACTGCCGCAAGCGCAAGGAACGCGGCGAGCCCGTGTGGTACCTCGTCCCCGACGGGGTGGTCCAGTACATCGCCAAGCACCACCTCTATCCCGGGCCCGACCCGGCTCCCCAGAACGTCCCAGGAGACCCGCCTGCATGACCGCCACCGACCACGCCATCGAGCTCGTCCACGCCGCCGCCCGCGCGGCGTCCGAAAAGCTCGCGACCAAGATCATCGCCTTCGACGTGAGCGAACAGCTCGCGATCACCGACGCCTTCGTGCTGGCCTCGGCCACCAACGACCGGCAGGTCAAGGCCATCGTCGACGAGATCGAGGACAAGCTCCGCGAGATCGGCGCCAAGCCGATCCGCCGCGAGGGCGAGCGCGACGGACGCTGGGTGCTCATCGACTACGGCGACGTCGTCGTACACGTGCAGCACGAGGAGGAGCGGCAGTTCTACGCCCTCGAGCGGCTCTGGCGCGACTGCCCAAGCATCAAGCTGCCTGCCGACGTCACCTCCAACGAGCGGTGAGCCGGCGCCTCGTCCTGCTTCGGCACGGCCGCACCGCGTGGAACCACGCCCGTCGTGTCCAGGGACAGCTGGATGCCGAGCTCGACGACAGCGGACGAGCCCAGGCAGATGCCGTGGCGACGGTCCTGGCCACGCTCGAGCCGACGTTGCTCTGGTCGTCTGACCTGGTGCGAGCTCGTGACACCGCGCTGACGGTGGGCAAGGCCGCCGGCCTGGACCCGACGTACGACGAGCGCCTGCGCGAGTTCTCCCTGGGCGAGCGCGAGGGCATCACGCATGATGAGTACGCGGCGCTGGCACCCGAGGAGTTCGAGCGTTTCCGTCGCGGCCACTACGACGCGGCTCCGGGCGCCGAGCCGACCAGCGAGGTCCGGATCCGCATGCACGCCGTACTCACCGAGCTCCTCGCCGCTCTGGGGCCGGGGGAGACCGGCGTGGCCGTCTCGCACGGGGCGGCCATCCGCGTCGCGACCGGCGCGATGCTCGACTGGCCCGACGACCAGTTCCACTCGCTGCGTGGCCTCGACAACTGTGCCTGGGTGCTGCTCGAGGAGCACCCGGAGGTCTCCGCACTGCGACTCGGCGCCTACAACCGCACCGTGTGACCCCCCGATTTCGCAAGCCATCGGGCCATTGGCTACCATTCTCGGCGTTGCCCAACGGGTGACGATCTGGGGCTGTGGCGCAGCTGGTAGCGCATCTGCATGGCATGCAGAGGGTCAGGGGTTCGAGTCCCCTCAGCTCCACCAGATCAGCAAGCCAAGGCCATGTCGGCCTCCTCGCAAGAGGAGGAAGACATGGCCCTTGGACATTTATTGGACACATGTGGCCGCGCGGCGAGTCAGGGGCCGGCATGGCACCTTCTCGATACGTCTCGGTCGACCTCGTGCACTGGTGGGCATGGACACCACGATCGCCGCCCAAGACACCATCGAGCCAGTTCTCACCCTCGGCCGCGAGCTGCGTCTTCGTCGCTCCGAGGTGGACTCGTGGCTGGCCCGGCTCGAGGCGGCCGCCAGTGCCCGCCATCCGACGGGGGATCGGAGTTGAGCCGCGGACGGCCCGCACCGCGATGGCGACCTACGGGCAGGTCCACGCCACCGACCTCGGGGGCCGCCAGCGCGCGTTGACTCGCTTCCAGGACACCGACGGCCACCTCATGGGTCTCGTCGAAGGCGTGTCGTCGTCTGTTCGGACGCGCCGGTGCTTGCTCCGGCTAGGACCACGAGCGACACGCTGGATCATCGATCTGGTGAAGGCTAGTCGCCCTGACGCATGCTCGAGCCGTGCGAAGGCGGAGGTGCTCCGTCGTCCTCGAGCTCGGCGGCGATGGAGACGACCAGGCCACCGAGCAGGAACCCGATGACGCCGGCGGCGAGAGTGTTGGTGTTCACGGCACTTCCTCCTGGAACTCAGTGGTGGGCGTCGCTGGCGGCGTGGCCCTCGTGGTCCATGCCCTCGTGGTCCATGCCCGCGTGGTCCATGCCCTCGTGATACCGGTGAGTCAAGGCGTGGCCCTTGCCCTTGTCGATGAGGTAGCGGTTGACCGGGAAGGCCGCGATGAAAGCGACGGAGAGCGAGATCATCATCCCGATCCAGAAGATGGGGTTGACCAGCCCGGCGTCCATGGCGCCGGGGATCATCGCCATGACGAGGTTGTCGACGATCTCCATGGTCGCGATGGAGAGGGTGTCGGCCGCGAACACCACGCTCAGCGCGGCGAAGAAGCCGAGTCCCGCCGAGATGAGGGGCAGCGTGGAGAGCGCGTAGCCGAACAGGAATGCGAGCCCGACGGCCAGGGCGATGGTGACGCCGGTGGACAGTTCCAGCGCCGTGCCGACCATCAGGCCGGCGACCTCTCCGATCGCACAGCCGGTGAGGCAGTGCAACGTGGCGTTGGCGGCCATGCTGTTACGCGCATTCATGTCGATCCTCTCCCTGTGTGATACCCCCCGACCGTATCGGCCGACGGGTGGGCTCGAGCGACGGGGCCGTCCCGGGCCGGTGCCGAGCACCGGCCCGGAACGATCCCGATGTCAGGCGACCCGGTAGCCGGCCGCGGTGATGGCGGCGCGGACCTGGTTGTCGTCGTACTCCTGCCCGGTGACGGTCAGGGTGCCGCTGGCGAGGTCGACTTCGGTGTTCTCGACCCCTGCCACCTCGGCGACGGCCGCGGTGACCTTGCCCGCGCAGCTGGTGCAGGTCATGCCCTGGACGGTGTGAGTGGTGTTCGTGGTGCACATGAGTGGTTGATCCTTTCCTGGTGGTCCGGGCCGGGCTGGCACGGAGGGCTGTGGCGTTCAGGCGGCGTTGGCGTCGACTGCAGTGGTGGTGTGAGTCGGGTCCGCGGGCGGAGCTCCGCGCAGGAACGCGGCTGCGGCGGCTGCGCCCAGGAGGGCGATGACGGCAGCTCCGATGAAGGCTGCGGAGAAGCCGTTGGTGAGAGCGGTGGGGTCGCTGATCCGATCAGCTCCCTGGCTTGCGGCGATCGCGGTCATCACAGCCAGACCGAGGGCTGAGCCGACCTGGTAGCTGGTGTTGACGATGCCTGATGCGAGGCCGCCCTCCTCGGGGCGCGCAGACGAGATCGCCGTACCGAGGGAGGGGATGAACGCCAGCGACATGCCGAGCGCGGCCACCAGTGACGCCGGCAGCACGTCGCCGGCGAACGAACCGTCGGGACTGACTTGGGCCAGCCAGCCCATGCCCACGGCGAGGATGACCAGGCCCGAGACGGTGGTGGTCCTGGGTCCGTACCTGGCCATCACGCGCGGTGCCAGGACGACCATGCCGATCATGATCAGCAGTGTCATCGGAAGCAGGGCGGCCCCGCTGGGGAAGGCTGAGTAGCCGAGCACCTGCTGGAGGTAGAGGTTCAGGAAGAACCACATCGGGATCCAGGCGGCACCGAGCAGCAGCTGTACGACGTTGGCCGCACCCAGGTTGGGCGTGCGGAAGATCCGCAACGGGACCAACGGGTGCTGGCGCCGGGCCTGGAGGAGGACGAACGCTGCCAGCAGTACGGCGGCGGCACCCAGCACGAGCCACGTCTGGGCGCCGTCCCAACCGACTTCGGGGGCTCGGACGGTCGCGTAGACAGCTGCGCCGAGGCCTGCGGTGACCGCAGCCGCACCTGCCACGTCGACGCGGGAGCGAGATCCCGCTCCGCCGAGCGGCATCAGGGCCGGTGTCACGGCGAGCAGCACGAGTGCGATCGGGATATTGATGTAGAACACCCAGGGCCAGGAGGCGTACTCGGTGATCACGCCGCCGAGGAACACGCCGGCCGTACCTCCCGCTG
This is a stretch of genomic DNA from Nocardioides sp. InS609-2. It encodes these proteins:
- a CDS encoding electron transfer flavoprotein subunit alpha/FixB family protein produces the protein MTEVLVLVDHVDGTVKKPTYELLTIAARLGEPSAVFIGAADQADAVAEAVKKYGAQKVYVVDDAEIKGYLVAPKAEALAQLVEKTAGEGGVAAVLISSSVEGKEIAGRLAIKTESGLITDAVDVQEGPVTTQSVFAGNFTVQAKVTQGTPIITVKPNSAAPEETEGAAAVEQFAVTISDAAKGAQIIASQPRQATGRPELTEAAIVVSGGRGTGGDFEPVEGFADALGAAVGASRAAVDSGWKPHSFQVGQTGKTVSPQLYVANGISGAIQHRAGMQTSKTIVAVNKDDEAPIFELVDFGVVGDLHKVLPAATEQINARK
- a CDS encoding SGNH/GDSL hydrolase family protein — encoded protein: MRVLLLGDSHLARIQPDDLTRIAAEVTNAAISGSFATDLADQVAGVADLASYDVVVIGVGTNDAAPWKQVPIETSERALADAVVRLPQRIVYVASPGVDETRLKRVADRTNEVLADYSRVAADVVAAAGGSVVDTPAVLASLGSAAFVDDGVHLAPAAYELLIPAIAAAVG
- a CDS encoding glutamate-5-semialdehyde dehydrogenase, with translation MSIEGDVRAVALRGREASFELALATRATKDDALLGMASALLASSDQVLAANADDVGRAEASGTPANIVDRLRLTPDRLDAMAQGLREVAGLPDPVGEVVRGSTLANGLELRQIRVPFGVVGMIYEARPNVTADAAGICLKAGNAVLLRGSSSARSSNTAIVQVLRDAAVEAGLPADVVQLVPGDSHESVKALMRARGLVDVLIPRGGAGLIRSVVEESTVPVIETGVGNCHVYVDAAADLDQALAIVLNAKTHRTSVCNAAESLLVHADLTQTFVPRVVEALTEAGVTVHGDAEFAAYDGVLPATDDDYAAEYLSLDISACVVDSVDDAIAHIRRFSSGHTEAIVTRDQATARRFVAAVDSAAVLVNASTRFTDGGEFGFGAEIGISTQKLHARGPMGLTEMTSTKYVVTGDGHVR
- the nadD gene encoding nicotinate-nucleotide adenylyltransferase → MPATQTPSRARRVGVMGGTFDPIHHGHLVAASEVQAWFGLDEVVFVPTGAPWQKSDRSVSPPEHRYLMTVIATAANPRFRVSRVDIDRDGPTYTIDTLRDLREQMPDAELYFITGADALADIFTWRDADDMFELAQFVGCTRPGYEMDAKTLDAIPSDRVTMVEIPALAISSTDCRKRKERGEPVWYLVPDGVVQYIAKHHLYPGPDPAPQNVPGDPPA
- the rsfS gene encoding ribosome silencing factor, coding for MTATDHAIELVHAAARAASEKLATKIIAFDVSEQLAITDAFVLASATNDRQVKAIVDEIEDKLREIGAKPIRREGERDGRWVLIDYGDVVVHVQHEEERQFYALERLWRDCPSIKLPADVTSNER
- a CDS encoding histidine phosphatase family protein, coding for MSRRLVLLRHGRTAWNHARRVQGQLDAELDDSGRAQADAVATVLATLEPTLLWSSDLVRARDTALTVGKAAGLDPTYDERLREFSLGEREGITHDEYAALAPEEFERFRRGHYDAAPGAEPTSEVRIRMHAVLTELLAALGPGETGVAVSHGAAIRVATGAMLDWPDDQFHSLRGLDNCAWVLLEEHPEVSALRLGAYNRTV
- a CDS encoding DUF4396 domain-containing protein — translated: MNARNSMAANATLHCLTGCAIGEVAGLMVGTALELSTGVTIALAVGLAFLFGYALSTLPLISAGLGFFAALSVVFAADTLSIATMEIVDNLVMAMIPGAMDAGLVNPIFWIGMMISLSVAFIAAFPVNRYLIDKGKGHALTHRYHEGMDHAGMDHEGMDHEGHAASDAHH
- a CDS encoding heavy metal-associated domain-containing protein → MCTTNTTHTVQGMTCTSCAGKVTAAVAEVAGVENTEVDLASGTLTVTGQEYDDNQVRAAITAAGYRVA
- a CDS encoding MFS transporter; translation: MSSPSVPPASRRWLGLAAIAAAQFMVIMDTSIIGVALPQMQADLGFSQENLSWVFNAYVVALGGLLLLGGKLADLFGARRMFSLGWVVLLAGSAIAGAAGNVEVELIGRAVQGAGSALIAPSALTLLMMLFGHNPRELMKAFAFYGAAAPAGGTAGVFLGGVITEYASWPWVFYINIPIALVLLAVTPALMPLGGAGSRSRVDVAGAAAVTAGLGAAVYATVRAPEVGWDGAQTWLVLGAAAVLLAAFVLLQARRQHPLVPLRIFRTPNLGAANVVQLLLGAAWIPMWFFLNLYLQQVLGYSAFPSGAALLPMTLLIMIGMVVLAPRVMARYGPRTTTVSGLVILAVGMGWLAQVSPDGSFAGDVLPASLVAALGMSLAFIPSLGTAISSARPEEGGLASGIVNTSYQVGSALGLAVMTAIAASQGADRISDPTALTNGFSAAFIGAAVIALLGAAAAAAFLRGAPPADPTHTTTAVDANAA